The proteins below are encoded in one region of Columba livia isolate bColLiv1 breed racing homer chromosome 35, bColLiv1.pat.W.v2, whole genome shotgun sequence:
- the LOC135576929 gene encoding collagen alpha-2(I) chain-like isoform X2 — protein sequence MRSPAPPGPALLLLLLLHAEIPAGEAPPGLECGRQRERGRVVGGSAARAGQWPWQVSLQLRGQHFCGGTLVAPQWVLSAAHCFIGPSGPRAELRAWQVVAGQLRLADGDDVSDEVSGQQRALSAILVHPGFRGVAGGHDLALLRLAEPLWAGPGSGVAPVCLPRPGHALPYGTTCWVTGWGHVAENVSLPAGSPLQQVALSLLSPPTCNCLHGTLRRRELERPARRGMVCAGGTEGHGACQADSGGPVVCLSGGRWVQAGVLSFSAGCARAGGPAVATGLPAHARWLRRHLPPAAFPPSPREAPPAGLEDGLCLGCGMQGGPPLSPPFPPRPAWPWAVTLLLAGRPRCGGALVAEGWVLTAAQCFIGRRRGPPCSAWSGGSGSCWGWPAGGAAGPRAPPSSQPPPNTSAGFWGSPGRPISARPPPTPARKRRKRRTGGTPTSGGTPTAGRSLETGGTPQQWGTQASGRALEPRGTQASGRTAILQGTQASGRALEPRGTQASGRTAILQGTQASGRALEPRGTQASGRTAILQRTQASGGTQASGGTLKSQSSPGPLRTQASGGTQASRRTTILQGIPGSLRTQASRGTQASGSTPILQGTQASGGTQASWSTPKPMRTQVSGENPTPQGTQASGSTLKLQGTVAAGRTQAAGGTLPPGARPSSPRTPTLGGTLNPGRTQASGRGLRCPGGTQVSWNALSRPDPHFFGGGGGRSSEQ from the exons aTGCGgagccccgccccccccggccctgccctcctgctgctgctgctgctcc ACGCTGAAATTCCAGCTGGGGAGGCTCCCCCAG GGCTGGAGTGCGGGCGGCAGCGCGAGCGGGGCCGCGTGGTCGGGGGCTCGGCCGCCAGGGCCGGGCAGTGGCCGTGGCAGGTGAGTCTGCAGCTGCGGGGGCAGCACTTCTGCGGGGGGACCCTGGTCGCCCCCCAATGGGTCCTGTCGGCCGCTCACTGCTTCATAGG cccctcaggcCCCCGGGCGGAGCTGCGGGCGTGGCAGGTGGTGGCCGGGCAGCTCCGATTGGCCGATGGCGATGACGTCAGCGATGAGGTCAGCGGGCAGCAGCGGGCGCTGTCGGCCATCTTGGTTCACCCTGGTTTCCGGGGCGTGGCTGGCGGTCACGACCTGGCCCTGCTGCGATTGGCTGAGCCGCTGTGGGCGGGGCCGGGCTCGGGCGTGGCCCCCGTGTGCCTGCCCCGCCCCGGCCACGCCCTCCCGTACGGCACCACCTGCTGGGTCACCGGCTGGGGACACGTGGCCGAGAACG TGTCCCTGCCCGCGGGGTCCCCCCTCCAGCAGGtggcgctgtccctgctgagcCCCCCGACCTGTAACTGTCTGCACGGGACCCTGCGGCGGCGCGAGCTGGAGCGGCCGGCCCGGCGCGGCATGGTGTGCGCGGGGGGCACCGAGGGGCACGGGGCCTGCCAG GCAGACTCGGGGGGCCCGGTTGTGTGTCTGTCCGGCGGTCGGTGGGTCCAGGCCGGGGTCCTGTCGTTCTCGGCGGGCTGTGCCCGCGCGGGGGGGCCGGCTGTAGCCACGGGGCTCCCGGCCCACGCGCGGTGGCTGCGGCGCCACCTCCCGCCTGCCGCCTTCCcgcccagccccagggaggcgccccctgctgggctggaggaCGGGCTGTGCCTGG GCTGTGGGATGCAGGGGGGGCCCCCGCTGTCCCCCCCGTTCCCGCCCCGGCCGGCCTGGCCCTGGGCGGTGACGCTGCTGCTGGCGGGGCGGCCGCGCTGCGGGGGGGCCCTGGTGGCCGAGGGCTGGGTGCTCACGGCCGCCCAGTGCTTCATCGG GCGCCGCCGGGGTCCCCCCTGTTCTGCCTGGAGCGGGGGGTCTGGTTCCTGCTGGGGGTGGCCGGCggggggggctgcggggcccAGGGCCCCCCCAAGTTCACAGCCGCCCCCCAATACGAGCGCTGGATTCTGGGGGTCACCCGGGAGGCCTATTTCAGCCAGACCCCCCCCGACCCCcgcgaggaagaggaggaagaggaggacgGGGGGGACCCCGACATCTGGGGGGACCCCGACAGCTGGGAGGAGcctggagactggggggacaccccaacaatgggggacccaggcgtccgggagagccCTGGAACCACgcgggacccaggcgtccgggagaacAGCAATACtacaggggacccaggcgtccgggagagccCTGGAACCACgcgggacccaggcgtccgggagaacAGCAATACtacaggggacccaggcgtccgggagagccCTGGAACCACgcgggacccaggcgtccgggagaacAGCAATACTgcagaggacccaggcgtccggggggacccaggcgtccgggggaaCCCTGAAATCACAGAGCAGCCCAGGACCActgaggacccaggcgtccgggggaaCCCAGGCATCCAGGAGGACCACAATACTACAGGGGATCCCAGGATCACtgcggacccaggcgtccagggggacccaggcgtccgggagcaCCCCAATACtacaggggacccaggcatccggggggacccaggccTCCTGGAGCACCCCAAAGCCAATgaggacccaggtgtccggggaaaaccccaccccacaggggacccaggcatccgggagcaCCCTGAAACTACAGGGGACCGTGGCGGCCGGGAGGACCCAGGCGGCCGGGGGGACCCTGCCACCTGGCGCCAGGCCCAGCTCCCCGAGGACCCCGACACTTGGGGGGACCCTGAATCCTGggaggacccaggcatccgggaggggaCTCAGGTgtccgggggggacccaggtgtcctggAATGCTTTGTCCAGGCCTGACCcccatttttttgggggggggggagggaggagttCTGAGCAATAA
- the LOC135576929 gene encoding serine protease 53-like isoform X1, translating to MRSPAPPGPALLLLLLLHAEIPAGEAPPGLECGRQRERGRVVGGSAARAGQWPWQVSLQLRGQHFCGGTLVAPQWVLSAAHCFIGPSGPRAELRAWQVVAGQLRLADGDDVSDEVSGQQRALSAILVHPGFRGVAGGHDLALLRLAEPLWAGPGSGVAPVCLPRPGHALPYGTTCWVTGWGHVAENVSLPAGSPLQQVALSLLSPPTCNCLHGTLRRRELERPARRGMVCAGGTEGHGACQADSGGPVVCLSGGRWVQAGVLSFSAGCARAGGPAVATGLPAHARWLRRHLPPAAFPPSPREAPPAGLEDGLCLGCGMQGGPPLSPPFPPRPAWPWAVTLLLAGRPRCGGALVAEGWVLTAAQCFIGAQDPQGWQVVAAGGAARAGSRLQLHGAFVGAGQGHDLALLRLQRPLQLGRSLRPLCLPYGDHRPPPGTRCWTLLGTRGPWVPEQLLSVEVTMAKSCGDAGDTEGATTHPDTVCVAGPESDSACQAPPGSPLFCLERGVWFLLGVAGGGGCGAQGPPKFTAAPQYERWILGVTREAYFSQTPPDPREEEEEEEDGGDPDIWGDPDSWEEPGDWGDTPTMGDPGVRESPGTTRDPGVRENSNTTGDPGVRESPGTTRDPGVRENSNTTGDPGVRESPGTTRDPGVRENSNTAEDPGVRGDPGVRGNPEITEQPRTTEDPGVRGNPGIQEDHNTTGDPRITADPGVQGDPGVREHPNTTGDPGIRGDPGLLEHPKANEDPGVRGKPHPTGDPGIREHPETTGDRGGREDPGGRGDPATWRQAQLPEDPDTWGDPESWEDPGIREGTQVSGGDPGVLECFVQA from the exons aTGCGgagccccgccccccccggccctgccctcctgctgctgctgctgctcc ACGCTGAAATTCCAGCTGGGGAGGCTCCCCCAG GGCTGGAGTGCGGGCGGCAGCGCGAGCGGGGCCGCGTGGTCGGGGGCTCGGCCGCCAGGGCCGGGCAGTGGCCGTGGCAGGTGAGTCTGCAGCTGCGGGGGCAGCACTTCTGCGGGGGGACCCTGGTCGCCCCCCAATGGGTCCTGTCGGCCGCTCACTGCTTCATAGG cccctcaggcCCCCGGGCGGAGCTGCGGGCGTGGCAGGTGGTGGCCGGGCAGCTCCGATTGGCCGATGGCGATGACGTCAGCGATGAGGTCAGCGGGCAGCAGCGGGCGCTGTCGGCCATCTTGGTTCACCCTGGTTTCCGGGGCGTGGCTGGCGGTCACGACCTGGCCCTGCTGCGATTGGCTGAGCCGCTGTGGGCGGGGCCGGGCTCGGGCGTGGCCCCCGTGTGCCTGCCCCGCCCCGGCCACGCCCTCCCGTACGGCACCACCTGCTGGGTCACCGGCTGGGGACACGTGGCCGAGAACG TGTCCCTGCCCGCGGGGTCCCCCCTCCAGCAGGtggcgctgtccctgctgagcCCCCCGACCTGTAACTGTCTGCACGGGACCCTGCGGCGGCGCGAGCTGGAGCGGCCGGCCCGGCGCGGCATGGTGTGCGCGGGGGGCACCGAGGGGCACGGGGCCTGCCAG GCAGACTCGGGGGGCCCGGTTGTGTGTCTGTCCGGCGGTCGGTGGGTCCAGGCCGGGGTCCTGTCGTTCTCGGCGGGCTGTGCCCGCGCGGGGGGGCCGGCTGTAGCCACGGGGCTCCCGGCCCACGCGCGGTGGCTGCGGCGCCACCTCCCGCCTGCCGCCTTCCcgcccagccccagggaggcgccccctgctgggctggaggaCGGGCTGTGCCTGG GCTGTGGGATGCAGGGGGGGCCCCCGCTGTCCCCCCCGTTCCCGCCCCGGCCGGCCTGGCCCTGGGCGGTGACGCTGCTGCTGGCGGGGCGGCCGCGCTGCGGGGGGGCCCTGGTGGCCGAGGGCTGGGTGCTCACGGCCGCCCAGTGCTTCATCGG GGCTCAGGACCCGCAGGGCTGGCAGGTGGTGGCCGCGGGTGGCGCCGCCCGCGCGGGGTCGCGGCTGCAGCTCCACGGCGCCTTCGTGGGTGCCGGGCAGGGCCACGACTTGGCGCTGCTGCGGCTGCAGCGCCCCCTGCAGCTCGGGAGGAGCCTGCGCCCGCTCTGCCTGCCCTACGGGGACCACCGCCCGCCCCCGGGGACGCGCTGCTGGACCCTCCTGGGGACGCGGG gcCCGTGGGTCCCCGAGCAGCTGCTCAGCGTGGAGGTGACAATGGCCAAGTCCTGCGGGGACGCTGGGGACACCGAGGGGGCCACGACCCACCCTGACACCGTCTGTGTCGCCGGCCCCGAAAGCGACAGCGCCTGCCAG GCGCCGCCGGGGTCCCCCCTGTTCTGCCTGGAGCGGGGGGTCTGGTTCCTGCTGGGGGTGGCCGGCggggggggctgcggggcccAGGGCCCCCCCAAGTTCACAGCCGCCCCCCAATACGAGCGCTGGATTCTGGGGGTCACCCGGGAGGCCTATTTCAGCCAGACCCCCCCCGACCCCcgcgaggaagaggaggaagaggaggacgGGGGGGACCCCGACATCTGGGGGGACCCCGACAGCTGGGAGGAGcctggagactggggggacaccccaacaatgggggacccaggcgtccgggagagccCTGGAACCACgcgggacccaggcgtccgggagaacAGCAATACtacaggggacccaggcgtccgggagagccCTGGAACCACgcgggacccaggcgtccgggagaacAGCAATACtacaggggacccaggcgtccgggagagccCTGGAACCACgcgggacccaggcgtccgggagaacAGCAATACTgcagaggacccaggcgtccggggggacccaggcgtccgggggaaCCCTGAAATCACAGAGCAGCCCAGGACCActgaggacccaggcgtccgggggaaCCCAGGCATCCAGGAGGACCACAATACTACAGGGGATCCCAGGATCACtgcggacccaggcgtccagggggacccaggcgtccgggagcaCCCCAATACtacaggggacccaggcatccggggggacccaggccTCCTGGAGCACCCCAAAGCCAATgaggacccaggtgtccggggaaaaccccaccccacaggggacccaggcatccgggagcaCCCTGAAACTACAGGGGACCGTGGCGGCCGGGAGGACCCAGGCGGCCGGGGGGACCCTGCCACCTGGCGCCAGGCCCAGCTCCCCGAGGACCCCGACACTTGGGGGGACCCTGAATCCTGggaggacccaggcatccgggaggggaCTCAGGTgtccgggggggacccaggtgtcctggAATGCTTTGTCCAGGCCTGA
- the LOC135576929 gene encoding serine protease 53-like isoform X3 — protein sequence MRSPAPPGPALLLLLLLHAEIPAGEAPPVSLPAGSPLQQVALSLLSPPTCNCLHGTLRRRELERPARRGMVCAGGTEGHGACQADSGGPVVCLSGGRWVQAGVLSFSAGCARAGGPAVATGLPAHARWLRRHLPPAAFPPSPREAPPAGLEDGLCLGCGMQGGPPLSPPFPPRPAWPWAVTLLLAGRPRCGGALVAEGWVLTAAQCFIGAQDPQGWQVVAAGGAARAGSRLQLHGAFVGAGQGHDLALLRLQRPLQLGRSLRPLCLPYGDHRPPPGTRCWTLLGTRGPWVPEQLLSVEVTMAKSCGDAGDTEGATTHPDTVCVAGPESDSACQAPPGSPLFCLERGVWFLLGVAGGGGCGAQGPPKFTAAPQYERWILGVTREAYFSQTPPDPREEEEEEEDGGDPDIWGDPDSWEEPGDWGDTPTMGDPGVRESPGTTRDPGVRENSNTTGDPGVRESPGTTRDPGVRENSNTTGDPGVRESPGTTRDPGVRENSNTAEDPGVRGDPGVRGNPEITEQPRTTEDPGVRGNPGIQEDHNTTGDPRITADPGVQGDPGVREHPNTTGDPGIRGDPGLLEHPKANEDPGVRGKPHPTGDPGIREHPETTGDRGGREDPGGRGDPATWRQAQLPEDPDTWGDPESWEDPGIREGTQVSGGDPGVLECFVQA from the exons aTGCGgagccccgccccccccggccctgccctcctgctgctgctgctgctcc ACGCTGAAATTCCAGCTGGGGAGGCTCCCCCAG TGTCCCTGCCCGCGGGGTCCCCCCTCCAGCAGGtggcgctgtccctgctgagcCCCCCGACCTGTAACTGTCTGCACGGGACCCTGCGGCGGCGCGAGCTGGAGCGGCCGGCCCGGCGCGGCATGGTGTGCGCGGGGGGCACCGAGGGGCACGGGGCCTGCCAG GCAGACTCGGGGGGCCCGGTTGTGTGTCTGTCCGGCGGTCGGTGGGTCCAGGCCGGGGTCCTGTCGTTCTCGGCGGGCTGTGCCCGCGCGGGGGGGCCGGCTGTAGCCACGGGGCTCCCGGCCCACGCGCGGTGGCTGCGGCGCCACCTCCCGCCTGCCGCCTTCCcgcccagccccagggaggcgccccctgctgggctggaggaCGGGCTGTGCCTGG GCTGTGGGATGCAGGGGGGGCCCCCGCTGTCCCCCCCGTTCCCGCCCCGGCCGGCCTGGCCCTGGGCGGTGACGCTGCTGCTGGCGGGGCGGCCGCGCTGCGGGGGGGCCCTGGTGGCCGAGGGCTGGGTGCTCACGGCCGCCCAGTGCTTCATCGG GGCTCAGGACCCGCAGGGCTGGCAGGTGGTGGCCGCGGGTGGCGCCGCCCGCGCGGGGTCGCGGCTGCAGCTCCACGGCGCCTTCGTGGGTGCCGGGCAGGGCCACGACTTGGCGCTGCTGCGGCTGCAGCGCCCCCTGCAGCTCGGGAGGAGCCTGCGCCCGCTCTGCCTGCCCTACGGGGACCACCGCCCGCCCCCGGGGACGCGCTGCTGGACCCTCCTGGGGACGCGGG gcCCGTGGGTCCCCGAGCAGCTGCTCAGCGTGGAGGTGACAATGGCCAAGTCCTGCGGGGACGCTGGGGACACCGAGGGGGCCACGACCCACCCTGACACCGTCTGTGTCGCCGGCCCCGAAAGCGACAGCGCCTGCCAG GCGCCGCCGGGGTCCCCCCTGTTCTGCCTGGAGCGGGGGGTCTGGTTCCTGCTGGGGGTGGCCGGCggggggggctgcggggcccAGGGCCCCCCCAAGTTCACAGCCGCCCCCCAATACGAGCGCTGGATTCTGGGGGTCACCCGGGAGGCCTATTTCAGCCAGACCCCCCCCGACCCCcgcgaggaagaggaggaagaggaggacgGGGGGGACCCCGACATCTGGGGGGACCCCGACAGCTGGGAGGAGcctggagactggggggacaccccaacaatgggggacccaggcgtccgggagagccCTGGAACCACgcgggacccaggcgtccgggagaacAGCAATACtacaggggacccaggcgtccgggagagccCTGGAACCACgcgggacccaggcgtccgggagaacAGCAATACtacaggggacccaggcgtccgggagagccCTGGAACCACgcgggacccaggcgtccgggagaacAGCAATACTgcagaggacccaggcgtccggggggacccaggcgtccgggggaaCCCTGAAATCACAGAGCAGCCCAGGACCActgaggacccaggcgtccgggggaaCCCAGGCATCCAGGAGGACCACAATACTACAGGGGATCCCAGGATCACtgcggacccaggcgtccagggggacccaggcgtccgggagcaCCCCAATACtacaggggacccaggcatccggggggacccaggccTCCTGGAGCACCCCAAAGCCAATgaggacccaggtgtccggggaaaaccccaccccacaggggacccaggcatccgggagcaCCCTGAAACTACAGGGGACCGTGGCGGCCGGGAGGACCCAGGCGGCCGGGGGGACCCTGCCACCTGGCGCCAGGCCCAGCTCCCCGAGGACCCCGACACTTGGGGGGACCCTGAATCCTGggaggacccaggcatccgggaggggaCTCAGGTgtccgggggggacccaggtgtcctggAATGCTTTGTCCAGGCCTGA